In Verrucomicrobiota bacterium, the DNA window GGGGAGCTAGGCAAAGTGCTCAACAAGCCACACGTTGCCACGCCACCGCCAACGGCGCGCGCCACGAACAATCAGGATACGGCCGCGCCGCAAAAGGGATTTGAATACACGGTGGAAAAGGGTGATACGATCTCGAAGATCATCGAAGCCTACCGTGGCAACAACATCAAGGTGACTGCCAAGCAAATCGAGGCGGCCAACCCGGGGTTAAATCCAACGAAGTTGCAGATCGGTCAAAAAATATTCATCCCGGCGCCGAATCAATGACCGCCGCTCAATCCAGCGGGGTGATGGCGACTTTGCGGAAGTGAACTTCGCCGCCTTCGGATTGCAGGCCAACGAAACCGGGGATAATTTCCACGCCGGTAGCCTGATTCACCAGCTTGCTGTTAAACCAAACGGTGTAATTGCCGCCTTGGGCGAGAATTTCGACATGATTCCACTCACCCGGCGTCTTTTCGTTGCCCACGGCGCGTTTGACTCCGCGCAGGTCGCCGCCGATTTCATGGCCGGGTTTGAAGATGGAACGATCTTTGTCCCTGGTGATGGTCATGCCGTGAAAGCCGTACAAGTCCCCCGCACTGCCATGCTTGAGCTGGGTTTCGATGCAGCGTGGTAACTTACGCGGTTCCCCATTAATACGGCCAAACACGCCGCTATTGCTATTCGTGGCTTCCTTGCCCGGCGCCCAACGGTATTCCACCACCAAACGGTAATTGGTGAATTTCTGCTCCGTGTGCAAGTACCCCATGGGCGTACCGGTGCAGAGAATCAGTCCGTCTTTCACCGACCACACCTGTTCCAATGTCGTGTTCGGATCAGCCGAAACCGCCTTCCAGCCAACCAAATCTTTGCCGTTGAACAGTTGAATGGCAGCAGACGGATGGCTCCCAGTTGAGCAGCATCCCGCCAGGAAAATCAGGCTGCCAAGTGACAATACATGCAACAGGTGTTTCATAAATTCAGACTGTGTGTTTTAGGGACGGGGTATTCCCCGCCCCATGGTAAAACAGATTGCAGAGACTAATCGCCGCCGCCGCCCCCGCTATCGGGACCGCCGAGTTGGTCAATCATGGTAATCAACGGCAGGAACATGGCAATGACGATGCTGCCGACGATTACGGCCAGGAATACGATCATGATCGGTTCCAGCAACGAGGTCATGGCCGCCACCGCATTATCCACTTCGTCATCATACACGTCGGCAATTTTCATCAACATTTCCGGCAAGGCGCCGGTCTGCTCGCCCACGTCCACCATGCTGATCACCATCGGCGGGAAAATATTGGAGGCTTCGAGCGGAGCCGTGATGGTTTCACCTTCTTTGACGCTTTCATGGACGGCGTTCACCGCTTCGCTGATCACCATGTTATCCGCCGTTTCCCGGACAATGGTCAGCGCCTGTAAAATCGGCACGCCGCTGCTGACCAAGGTGCCCAAGGTGCGGGTGAAACGGGAGATCGCCACCTTGCTGATCACGGGACCAATCACCGGCATGATCAGTTTGAATTTATCAAACAGCCGGCGTCCCGCCTTGGTGCGAATAAAAACATTGAACAAGACCACGAACACCGCCAGACAGATCATGGTGAGAATAAAATGCCCGGCAATGGTATCGCTGATGCCCAGTACAAACTGGGTGAAAGCCGGCAGTTCTTTGCCCGGCCCCAGCAAGTCCACGAAAATCGTCTTGAACTTGGGCACCACGAAAACCATCAAAATGCCCAAAATACCGACCGCCACCACCATTACGGCGATGGGATAAAACATGGCCGCAACGACCTTGCCCTTGATCTTCTGGGCCTTTTCCATGAACTCGGCCAAGCGGTTCAGCACGACTTCCAACACGCCGCCCAGTTCACCCGCCTTGACCATGTTCACATAGAGACGGTTGAAAATCTTGGGATGCTGCGCCAACCCTTCGGAAAAGGTGCTGCCGCTTTCAATGGAAAGCCCCAACTTGCCAATCGTTTCCTTGAGCGTTAGATTTCTTTCCTGCTTTTCCAACACGCGCAAACCGCGCAGCAACGGCAAGCCCGCGTCCACCAGGGTAGCCAACTGACGCGTGAAAACCGTGAGAATCCTGGGTTTTACCCGGCCACCCAAGCCAGGGATTTTGATGTTAAGGTTGAGATTAATCCCCTTCTTCGGAGCGCCTTTGCCGCTGGGTTGGGCGGCTTTCTTGTCCGCAGCCTTATCCTTGGATTTATCGGCTTCGACAATCCGGGTAGGGTGGAGCCCCATCTCCTTGATTCGGGCGATGGCCTCGTTTTGATTGGCGACCTCCAGCGTGCCCTTGGTCTCCTTGCCACGCGAATCCATCGCCACATAACTGAATTTCGCCATAACGCTTTTTTGCTTAAGTGTATTTCACAACTTCTTCAATGGTTGTATCGCCGTCAAAGATACCGCGCAGGCCGTCATCGCGCAAGGTAATCATTCCTAATTCGATCGCCTTCTGCCGCACGACCACCGTGGGGGCCCGCTCGTTGATCAGGCCGCGAATGGCCTCACCGACGATCAGCAGCTCAAAAATACCTTTACGGCCCTTGTACCCGGTATCGTTACAAGTACCGCAACCACGCCCATAGTAGAACACCTTGTCCCCAATATCATGCGGGGAGAGATTTAGCAGCGAGAGCTGATTATCAGTGGGCTCAAAGGGGGTGCGGCATTTCTTGCAGATGGTCCGGACCAACCGTTGCGCCAGCACCGCCATAAGGGAGGAAGAGATCAGGAATGGCTCGACCCCCATGTCCACCAGACGAGTGACAGCCCCCGGCGCGTCATTGGTATGCAGGGTACTGAGCACCAAGTGACCGGTCAGGGATGCTTGAATGGCGATTTGCGCCGTTTCAAGATCGCGCATTTCCCCAAGCATGATGATGTCCGGGTCCTGACGAAGAAAGGCGCGCAACGCCTTGCCGAAGGTCATGCCCACGGCATCATTTACCGCCACCTGCATGATACCCT includes these proteins:
- a CDS encoding DUF1080 domain-containing protein, translated to MKHLLHVLSLGSLIFLAGCCSTGSHPSAAIQLFNGKDLVGWKAVSADPNTTLEQVWSVKDGLILCTGTPMGYLHTEQKFTNYRLVVEYRWAPGKEATNSNSGVFGRINGEPRKLPRCIETQLKHGSAGDLYGFHGMTITRDKDRSIFKPGHEIGGDLRGVKRAVGNEKTPGEWNHVEILAQGGNYTVWFNSKLVNQATGVEIIPGFVGLQSEGGEVHFRKVAITPLD
- a CDS encoding type II secretion system F family protein, with the protein product MAKFSYVAMDSRGKETKGTLEVANQNEAIARIKEMGLHPTRIVEADKSKDKAADKKAAQPSGKGAPKKGINLNLNIKIPGLGGRVKPRILTVFTRQLATLVDAGLPLLRGLRVLEKQERNLTLKETIGKLGLSIESGSTFSEGLAQHPKIFNRLYVNMVKAGELGGVLEVVLNRLAEFMEKAQKIKGKVVAAMFYPIAVMVVAVGILGILMVFVVPKFKTIFVDLLGPGKELPAFTQFVLGISDTIAGHFILTMICLAVFVVLFNVFIRTKAGRRLFDKFKLIMPVIGPVISKVAISRFTRTLGTLVSSGVPILQALTIVRETADNMVISEAVNAVHESVKEGETITAPLEASNIFPPMVISMVDVGEQTGALPEMLMKIADVYDDEVDNAVAAMTSLLEPIMIVFLAVIVGSIVIAMFLPLITMIDQLGGPDSGGGGGD